TTGCCCAACATAATGTGTTTAAGTTGTTCCAATTCCAATCCTCGCCACTTAATTTTTTGCCTATCTTCTTTAGCATCTGCATCATACAAGAAGAATAGACAGCAAAGGTAGaatttataatgaaaataatatataacaCAATCAAATGACACATTTTCTTTGCAAGTGTCTGACAAGATAGAAACAAGGTGTTCCATTATAATTAACATGCAGAAAATAATTTCAATTGAATGGCCAATAAAAGAAATTCctcactcatatttttcctcaAACTATTCACTATCAGCAGCCCCCAAGCTGCAGCCACATGACTTGAAAGAAATTTCCACTCAAAATAGGTCACATCATAACAGAAATATTATTagacataaatataaataaaaactatAGCTAACACAAGCTTGTACTAACTTTGGTACAAATAGAAAACATGAAAAATATTTCAATACATTTACTACTTTATTTTCCATAAACCCATACCAGCTTTTCCGTGTCCTTGTGATCAAGATGTGACAAATATATCAAAGTCTCCCTCATGATATGCAACAATTATAAACCATAGAAATTTGGTTAAGGAAAGTTGCCATAATAAATAAGAGTTCAAGCAATTTTATACCTTAATTCCCTTTATTACATCCTCAAGAGTAATAACCTGTAACAGAGACAAAAAAAATAAGTctggattaataaaaaaaatgttttgcaACTGTTAATGAGAACACAAAACAGTAGCACCACCAAATTGCATTATTTAACTTTTTTATTTCTGTATTAGTAATTTATTTCCCTTTTGTATAATAAATAAAAGAGATCATGCTGGACTTCACATTAATCAATATCTGAAACCAAAGTTAAAAATAATCACCTCAATTAAAGTAAGTCCAAATGGCTCAATGAAGGCTAGATTTATGAAAACACCCTACCAAAACAGAGATACTCAAATCAGGTTGAAAAACATACCTCCTAGATAAAAGAAGTGATAGATTTCAGGGACACACGCACACATATGATATGTACCTTTGTTTTTGCTGCTAGACGATAGATTTTAGGGACATCAGATTACTTATGACGTTTAGGATATGCAACTTGACCATATAGATCATATTTTTCAATCAACTTAAGAATTGAAAGAAGCACAGAGCTATTTGTGCTAGGcattttgtcaatattgtcacGGTTTCCCATTATTAGCGTCTGTATCAATAGGAAAACAAAAAGTGAGATTGCTAGGAAGTCATGTAAAACTATTGTATTTAAAGAAGAAGTTATGTAACAGGAaacaaaaattctaaaaattacaCACGATATAGATAACAGGAAACCATTAAACCAGTAGCTTGTATGCCATTACACAAGTTCAAATTATAAGAATAAATAAAAGTGAGATCAAGAAAAAGCTCAATAtggaatataataatattttctagTTATAAATTAAAACAGATAAGCTggtaaaattatataaaaaaaacaagttCAAATGGTAAATTAGTCATTGAACACTAACCGATGCCTCGACCAAAAATGTTGTTGGATTTCTTACTCCAAGGGAAAATCGTTCAACTGCAGACCATATAAATGAACAACCATTTTACAATATCCATAATATGGATTAGTTTTTATCAAACAATGTCAAGGATGAAAAGAATTGAGATCTCACCAAAACCAATGAGATTGCCATATTTTTTAACAACACGAGTTATGCTCAAAGCTTTCTCTTTTCCAATCCCTAACTGCAGTCACCATCAAGATTAGAATACATTATTAATGTAATAGAAGTTGAAACCAACCAGAACTAACCTTTGAACAAATATCATCAGATGCCCCAGACTGCTTGAAAAGCTTTCCAAAATAAAATGGTATCAAGTCACTAATGCACACTCCCCTAAtaactatacagtgtcagattgATTTTTCAATATAAGAATATCACCTAAAATGGTAATGGCTAAAGAGCTACAAGTGAAAAGCTTCatcaaacatgtttaataaaaataactaattgaaTTAGGAAGCTAACCAGTACACCCAAAAAATCGTCAATGTTATGTATCCAGCATTCCTAGAAAAGGACTCTGCAAGAGACTTCCATGACCCATCCAAAGTTAACATCCTTGCTATAGATATGCCAACCTAAATcatttactataaataagaattcAGGCATACAATGGAACCATGAAACACACAAATTTTACTAAAAGGAGCAAGAAAATTTCTTGAGCTTGTGAAACAGAAGTACCAGAACAGAAGACAGACCCAGATATTTAAAGCTTCTTCACTGATGAAAAGACCACAAGCAGCAGCCATAAGCAGCCAAAAGTAAATCCACCTACAATGAGATTAAAGTGAGATTAACCCCATATTTCAAAAGTGCAAGACTTAGTGAGGTGCCAGGTTTCTATTGCTTCTGTGTTGTGCCCAGTCTGTGAGCAGGTGGAGGAATCGCATCAGCACCTTTTCTTTGATTGCTGGTTTTCCCAGCAAGTTTGGGCTCTGCTCAAAGGGTGGCTGGGTTTTGGTATTTGGCCTCTTCAGTATGTTGGCTGGAAAGAGTGGTTAGATAGGAAGCCTAAGAGTTTTCTACACAGCTTTTCTATTGTTGTTGTGGCTGTTGCGGTTTATGGTGTGTGGTTTAATAGGAACTCTTGCATTTTTTCTGTCTATTCCTATACTCCTTTGTATATAGTGAGGTTGATTAAGCAGGCTGTGAAGTATAGATTGAATGGTAGGCTGAGTCAAAAAGTCCTAAGGCAGAATTGTTCTCTAGCTGCTCTTATTAAATGTCTATAATCTGTTAGccttttgagttggttttgaacTAGTGGTATTTGTTTGTTTTGGTGCAATATATTccttttttcataaaaaataaataaaaaaacttgaCACATGATTTTTAACAACTTCAATTAGTGCCTGAACAAATCAATATATGAGAATGAGCATACATAAGAtgcaaaaataattatataaatatgacTCATTGAGATTCATCCATACTTATTAAGATATATAGTAGGGATTTTGATTCCAAACAAGAACAAACAGTGACTATTTAAGAAAAATGCTCAACTTGAAGCTAAGAACacacatgtatgtatatataaatcaTCCAATTAATCCCCAACAACCCATAAATCATTTACTTGTATTAAAGTTGTTTGCTGAAGTAAGAACTAAataaattgataagataagtataTTTGTTCAAGTAAAACTGAAATAACCCCAAAAAAATCAAACACCAACTCTAATGAATGAAAGCCAAGGAAGAAAGAGCTTACCCCACAGCTCAACAACATTTTCCAATTTCTAAAAACAAAATCTGAAATAGAATTGAATAGAGAGAAGTTAGGGCAAGAGATTGAAATAAAATAGAAAGATTCAGATTTTACccaaaattgcagaaaaaaaagatgagagactTGGATTTCTAAGAGAAAAATCTAAAATGACAGAGAGTAATCTATATTCATAATTCTACTTTGGTTAGGAGTGCCTAGCAAGAGTAATAGTTGCACACTTAATTGCTACATTGTACCTAAAGAgatgaaatgataaaagaaaaattatgctAGGCATAAAGAGTATAAGCAAGGGAAAATGATTTCACAGCACAATAAGATTAAAACAAGAGgaattatgtatatgtataagaCAATGTACAGACATGGGTTTCACAAGTCTATTAAAAGTAGGGATAAGTATATTGTTGGTTCAATAACAAACATAGAAAGCTAGATCAAGGTTATATGTACAGAGAAGATTCacttcatcatggtgagctctatTAATAAATCAAGTTCAAACAAACACTCAATTGAAATTTGTAATGTGTCTTGACAAAAATTGATTGGTTCGGACAATATTCAATATTCAAATTTATTACTTACATAAACTATATTCAATTGTATAAAATTCCCTGTCATGacgacatatatatttattttattcatcaTTTATAATTTGTATGTTCATCCCAAATCATAAATCTACCATGTTCATTACCAATCCTACAGTGGACTATGGTATTTTTAGccattttctttgttttttctgTTCTGCATCACAAAGAAATCTATGGCTCATGGCATAGAAGTTTACCTGCTCAGTAATCTAAAAGAAAGAAATgctactatatatatgtatatgcgtGTATGCACACAGGTTTTGTTATTTCTCTAGCTTTGAATATAATATACAAAAAATGAAATCAGATTATAAATCACCCTAGAAGTtcaccctatatttatatattgattatatgaaatttgtataAAAAAAACTCACCTCACAAAGATGTTCTTGCTTCCAGCAGGGGAGAATCATTATGTGAGGCAGAGATAGATGAGACAACCAGAAAAATGACCTCCGTTGTGTCCTCCGGAAGCTCTCACCGACGTCGTGTGCTCCAGAGACTCGCATGAGGCAGAGAATGATGAGACGAAACCAGAAATTAGTGAGTGAGTGGTTGTGTAGACGAGAGTGAGTGGAGGAGAATAACGTGGTTGTGTAgacgaaaaaaaaaagagaaagaaagagaagctgaGAAGCAAGAAAGAGAAGCTGAGAAGCAAAGAAAGAGACTAGGAAACCAGAAAGAAAGAGAAGCAAAGAGAGGCAAAGAgacgaaagaaagaaagagatgcAAAGAGATGAAACCAGAAATTAGGGATTCAATGAAGGCTTAGGGGTTCGGAGGCTGAGACTAGTTTACTGTGTGCTTCCGTGTCTCttattttcatttggcgcctagttatatatttcatatggcgccaaatgAAATTTCACATATGGGGtcgtgtttttttttaattgcttattaataacacttttaaatatgtgttattttttaatgtaatatatactaaaaattgttgtagtgattgCAAGTTTATTGTCCAATTTTCCTATAGTGTCCCTAATCCATGATTATTTCTCTCATGGCTTAGTTGTGCATGCTCTTAGAGTGGATgaaaacactacaagaaaaagagtcTACAGCGACGACGCAAGAAGTCGTCGCCAAAATGGCGTCACTGTAGGTCCGCATGTGTAGCAACCTACAACGATGACAAAACGCAGTTGACACAGTAGTGGTTTACTACGATGACGACATGTCGGTCGATGTAGGGAATCCTTTTTTCGGTTGGATTGGTATATtatgacgacatgtcgtcactgttggtggttgcaaaatttgaaaatttgaatttcaaaaactcctacagcgacgacatgtggtcGCTATAGGTCCGTCGACCGCCCCATCTACAGCGAAGATATGTCATCGTTGAAGAGTGTGCGGGTTTATATGCCTTCAGCGACGCCATGTCGTCACTGTAGTGTCACAAAAACTCAGATTTTCGTGTTCAGCGTGCACCCTACGGCGACGACGTGTCATCACTGTAGGtatacaaattttaaaaaaaattaattatattgattaaaatttatttaataaaatattaaatattaattaaataaataaaaccaacttatttaattaaataataaaaccaacttattaattaaataataaaactaatttaacAATATTCATAGTCTCTaaaatgtaagataacaaaacataagtagtattgtcttaaaaaaaaaaacacaaaatattaataagttcaaaatagcaatataataaaactaaatgtcatcaaaatcaatttgaaagtcattatcgtcgggctgtggtggttgttgttgtggtggctgtggtggttgtggctaCTGTGATTGTCGTGGTTGAAAGattgccatcatggactgtatcatagTCATGTCCaaggctgaaattgtggagcttggatgttcggaTTTGTTGCTTGCAAAAATTATTGCATTTGCTAGAAGTTGTTGTTCTAGGTCATAAAAGCTTGAatgaagtgttgaatcatggactggaaaTCATCAGGTGGTATCGTTGGAGGGCCAACTCTGGTGGACAGAaacggtgatgcctctgattgtgaagaggatccggtggcgcttgaggcaaaggtactagtgcccttcaacttgcgtccaatacctcggttgtggccacgacgttaaccaagtacctttgagacgacttgtgtctcattaATAGTGACACTTCCTGCTTCAGATTGAGATagagattgagattgagattgtgTCTGGACCtcttgctgcaaggcatcttgcagtttagaaacaaaataattaatacataatataattgaataatatacatatatacaaaacttagaaagttactcacatatgcatccttagcattcgtgtccacccatccacgtgtcggatgattgtgcatgtcatggaacgtatcgatAATGCTGGGCAATTCCTTAGTCTGAAtattcatctttagaaaaaaaaaataacaaaatctcagttcaatattgaaattattattaagataacttaaaatatttcaaattatctatatatttttatttaccttcttaaatcgagcaaagcataagaagtcgatccatggagacttggatacttttGTTTTGCTCTGTTGATAGCATTTTCCTATGAGCGTTCCATGAACTATGGAGTGGTAAAAATTTCAACCGACTTCTGCTAACTCTCGTTGTCAATGTCCTCtggtggattctttctggctgtctcgatatcatcataccctccatgttcatcgaagtgtcttttcttgcaACGTTTTCTATTCTTGTAGTGATCttgaaactctcgctcaatccagtctctatcagtcgccactcagggagagctcggGGAAGAAAGACACTTCCTtaaaaaaaatggtgagattttttaaattttataaaaaaaacattacatgtgaataagtagataaatttacctcaatcttTTACATCAATCCAATCTTGTCCTCATCTGGAACATTCTGCCATGAGTCATAATATAATGgaacatggtgaccaataaggttaccaataagtctcATGAATGATGTCTCGaaatcaccaactgctttgtaggttccctccagatcaaattgtagagccaacgaacatttattgtcgttgacgagctgctgcaaatttttggatcgagactgACCTCTTCTTTTTGTGGCTgccgctgcatatgttaattaaacaatacaattaaattgaataaaataataacaatttgtcatttattgataaaagatagactaattatagtatattacctgtctcacaggaagtaggaactcgcATGGGATCTAGAGGAGGATGATCTGCTCCATCACTACCATGGGAACGAGCAAcagtagcagacatatctttgcattttaaataattattaacttaaattcaattatagttggaggttaattacataacttaaataatttcggtaatgcatttgaaactattgaaaaacaaacatttttgagaaaagtcatatattgatttaaaagtcttgaaattacaacatacacattaaacatacaaatatgaatatgcataagaaaatattattcctcgtCAATATCGATTCCTACAacatcatctgtactttctaaatcatcttcattAATTTCGTCATCATcgtcgtcattgatgaaatcatcatccacattcggaacagatcgagacgtttccctaattatgctggtgtgaccaggtcgattcaaatgcataatctccaactctcctaattccatgGTGAGTACAAACTTTGATGAAGTGCTATCATGCATGAAACCAACCTCGctatcatcatcgatacttggatgatcccagatcttttgatgattgacttcttctacaaccttccaatttttgtttcttgaaggatcttccaagtagaaaacttgttttgcttgagtggcgagaataaactgatcattcttgtaccattcagaattactcatgatactagttatgttattctcagtcacatttcgacccttgcttgcatcggtgttgaaccatttgcatcaaAACAATACTACCGGGTAACCATGGTAATatcataactctacaatctccttaAGTTtgccatagaaagtgaaaccatcggttcctggcatcgaaactccactattttgagtggtacgtctttTGTCACGACTATGAACCAAAAACTTCACAATGTTAACAATGCAAGccgtgtaggagtatgcattctccatgtccttaacaaacaatgtacgagcacaaattttCTTAAGGAAATTGCAAAGCTTAATGATTGTCTttgaaatagacttatccaagaaGCCTCGAACTCCTACCGGCAACAGATGTTGCATAAGAATGTAacaatcatgggatttcaacccaaaaatgttgccatcattgtcaattactttcttagagaaatttgaaccgaagccatcaggaagtctaactcctttcacgaactgacaaaaaaaccatctatcatccggtgtgaaagagtacatatGATGTGGTTTGATCAAATTTGTACTGTCTTCCTTGAGGTGAAACTCTTCTCagataccccaattcttcaagtctactcgtgcgttggtggtgtctttatatttctcattcataagaaaagtatcGAGTAAACTGtggcaaacatttttctctacatgcatcacatctaaattgtgctttAGTTCAAGTTCagaccagtaatcaagttcaaagaaaatactatttttactccaattaagctcttttggatctcgctttcttttcacacctccgaaactgacatgtttacccgacaaacgatctggaacatgcgctaattgttcgagtatgccttgactactgaattttcttaGAGGACGTCatttttcataattcccatcaaacaagcgactcttcctccacttatgtgtagaagataagaatcttctatggccaacataagtcgtcttcccaattacccgacatgaaggtgtgtcttcgttgcatgaagggcatgccatatatccttgaccactccaaccagacaaactactacgagtcgaaaatcattgatagtccataatagtgttgcacgcattctgaatacactgttcgttgcagcgtctctggtttgaactccttcatcccacaactTCTTCAATTCATCTACCATAggcctcaaaaagacatccatgtccttcccaggtgATTTCGAACTGGGAATCAATAAGatcagcatgaatgatgactctttcatacACAACCAAGGAGACATATTGCACGTGCAGAATATTaccggccacatgctgtaagatagactcatgttaccaaatggattaaaaccatcagcgGTCAAACTGAATCGAacgtttctgggttctttggaaaaatcaggatatctggaatcaaattgttcccaagcacccccatcaataggatggtgcatcacaccatcttctttcgaccatcccgtactatgccaggtcatatcatttATTGTATGCATTGAACCATAAAGACGattcagcctaggagtcaaagggaagtaccgcaacactttgtgggcAACTTTTTttccctttgtgtctttgtcaacccatcggctctcaccacatacaggacaactctatttttgggaattctccttccagaacaaacaacaatcatacttgcaagcatgaattgattgataacctaaccctaacttcctcattttttttcttagactcatagaatgaacccggcaatcttattctccttcgggaatgcgaatttcataaacttcaaaagttcattaAATGAACTATTCGTTCATTTATTCATAatcttcatgtgcatcatcttcgccaagaagttcaaggaagacaaccaagtacaactAGGGTATAACTtagcttcgacctcttgaaacaggtcatcaaattgattctccacactattgccaccaccatctgaaattccttcatttatgcATTCTTTGTTAGTATCTTGTTAActaataacatcattgatgatgtcaatcatctcatcagtcattGGAGCCCCGTCGTCCACTACTGGAGGTATGTCAACTCActgtggtaggtccacttcacatATCTTTGCAAAACtcatatctgtgtatgtgagcctccaccacatctaGTTTTtgattcagcatattgacacactgaacgcatgGGCACCTGACTTCTCtcgaagcattcacatgattcctagccatttgtataaatgcttgaagaccattccaaaactcatcagagttacgaTGCCTATTGGTTATCTAACTtttgtcaatcgtcataactgattcaagtaGAAAAAAATTTATcgcaatgtgataatcataaaaactacatttatttggTAATAAATTTTGTATCACCAAAGCAGtgatttttttaagtaatttatgaTATCTTATTGATTCTTatgatgaataaattattaatttttatgaatatatattatcaaattttatgaacatatattattgttagttatgaatgCATTATAAAGTTtcatcatataaacaaataatatttaattatgcttattattaaattatttaataattatcaaaaaaatttataattttttatttttttaaattaccaataaaattttattattttaattttaacttaattttaagagtaaagttAAATTCTTATTTTATCTATATATGTTATTGTATTTTATGAatatatcatatttattaatttttagattactattttaatttctacttattttataaaaaaatattaataaagttttatatttgtaaaatttttattataatttacacttcattatttttataattaattattttaaaattaattaaaaattatat
The genomic region above belongs to Humulus lupulus chromosome 1, drHumLupu1.1, whole genome shotgun sequence and contains:
- the LOC133814502 gene encoding uncharacterized protein LOC133814502, translated to MSATVARSHGSDGADHPPLDPMRVPTSSAATKRRVGDFETSFMRLIGNLIGHHVPLYYDSWQNVPDEDKIGLMWIYFWLLMAAACGLFISEEALNIWVGISIARMLTLDGSWKSLAESFSRNAGYITLTIFWVYWGVCISDLIPFYFGKLFKQSGASDDICSKLGIGKEKALSITRVVKKYGNLIGFVERFSLGVRNPTTFLVEASTLIMGNRDNIDKMPSTNSSVLLSILKLIEKYDLYGQGVFINLAFIEPFGLTLIEVITLEDVIKGIKMLKKIGKKLSGEDWNWNNLNTLCWAIGSISGSMMEEQENRFLVMVIRDLLNLCEITKGEDNKAVIASNIMYVVGQYPRFLRAHWKFLKTVVNKLFEFMHETHPGVQDFVLLLFSCLINSCKTFA